From Chloroflexota bacterium:
CGCGCCGAACTCGGCGAGCGCTTGGGACGCCATGTCGTCTGCAGAATCCTGACTGGTAACATCGACGGTGAGCGCCAACGCACGGCGCCCCAGCCCCCTTACTTCGTCGGCAACACTCTCCGCGTTCTCGGCGACTATATCCGCCACTGCCACATCGGCGCCGTTGCGAGCTAGCGCCAGCGATATTCCGCGCCCGATGCCACGCCCACCTCCTGTAACAAGCGCTGTCTTCCCACTAACATCCATTGCTGCACCTCCGGTTTTTGAGTCCTTCTGAATGTACAGCATATCCTAACTGCGCGGCTTGCGCGTGTAAAATAGCTGCGAGGCAATAATGCGGCAAAAATTGACCTGGGATTGCCGTGTGTCAGAGCTTTATGTTTGCCGAAAATCGCTCTGCGTGTTGCCTAGCGGGAATTCGCTTTATGCTGATAGTCTCACGGTTTAAGGCGCATTTGCACTTGAAGAATATGGCGCATTCTGTCAGGATGGTTAAATGAGAATTGGAGAATTTGAGATACGCGAGCCTGTACCGGAACTTCGGAATGTCCGCGCGATAGCGATGCTGCGACCGTGGGTGGATGTGGGAAGAGTCGGCACACTGGTGCTCAACAGGCTGGAACGCTTCCTCGGCGCGCAGGAACTTGGGCGACTGGCGACGCCGGGCAAGTACTTCGACTACACACGGTACCGACCGCGCATGCGCACCGTGCAAGGGCGGCGCGTGTTCACCACGCCCAACACCATCGTCCACTACGCGCACGGCGACGAGCACGACTACCTGTTTCTGCACATCCGCGAGCCACACGCGTTCGGCGAAGACTATTGCGAGGCGATAGTAGAGCTGCTGCGGCACTTCGGCGTGTCGGAATACTGCCGCATCGGTGGGATGTACGACTCCGTGCCGCACACTCGACCGGTGCTGGTTACGGGCAGCCTCACCCGCGAACAAGAGCGCCGCGCATCCGGGCTGGTATCCACGCGAGGCAGCACCTATCAGGGACCGACGAGCATCGTCAATATGGTGCACGAATCGCTGTCGCAGGAGGATATGCCGTCCGTTAGCCTTATGGCGCACCTGCCGCAGTATGTGCAGCTTGACGAAGACCACATGGGCGCGGCAAGGCTGATGAGCGTTCTTTGCGCGATGTACGACCTGCCTGACTCGCTCGCGGACCCTTCTCGAGGCGAGCAGCAGTACTCGGAGATAAACCGCGCCGTGCAGAACAACTCCGAAGTGCGCACGCTGATTCAGCAACTCGAGACATACTACGACCGCACATACTCGCCCCCGCCCGAAGCGGAAGAAGAGGAAGAGCCGGTCTCGCTTTCGCCCGGCTTGGAGCAGTTCCTGTACGAAGTCGGAGGCCGCCTCGAAGAGCCTTCCGAAGATGTCGTCGATGATTACGACGAAGAGGACGATGTCGAGGAAGGACGCGACGACGGTTAGCCATTGGCTCCGCATCGCAATAGCGCAGCAATATTCAAAGCGTTGACATGGCAAGGTGATGACATGGAAAAACTTCAGCAGGGCGACAGGCTGCCATCCATCACGCTGAAACTCATCGGCGGAGATACGCTGACGCTGCCAAGCGAGATGTCCTCGCGCTACCTAGCGGTGCTGTTTTACCGGGCGCACTGGTGACCATACTGCGTTCGGCAGTTAGCCGAGTGGGAAGAAAAGAGCGCGGAGCTTGAAGCGTTGGGCGCCAGCGTTGTCGCGGTGAGCGCGGATTCGCCGGAGCACGCGGAGAAGATGCAGCGAGAGTCGGGGGCAAAGTTCCCGATAGCATACGGAGTATCACGCGAGGAAGCGGAGAGCTTGGGCGCGTGGTGGTCGGAAGACCGCGGCGGTTTCGTGCAACCGACCGAGTTCCTGCTCAGTCGAGGCGGCGTGGTATTCGGCTCGCTGTACGCGTCGGGGCCGGTCGGCAGAATGAGCGTGGACGAAGCTCTGTATTCAATACGCAACCGGGAGCGGCGGCGTGCAGCAGGGTAGCCCAACATCAATGTTGTAAGTCTATCCTGTCAGCGCGTGGGAAGCGGAACACCATGCTCCAGATAGGAATCCATCAACTTCTGCGCGACATCTTTGGCAATCTCGGTGGCTTCGGAAACGGTCGTGGCGTAGGCGAGTAGGTCAGGCAAGTCTTCGCTGGTAGCCCATAAAGCCGCCCTCGGGCAGTTCCTCAATCTGAACCAATAGTATCACGGCGTTGCCCCTTCCCCTTACTTTGAGCAGGGCTTTCACTCTTGCGAGAAAATCCTACAATGATAACTGGCTCATAACCGTGCCCAAATATAGTATATGAAAATAGGAAATTCTTGTTTCCCCTCTGCGTCATGGGATGCCTAGATCCCCTCTAGAATATCGCGGCGACTGTCACTGATTAACTAGAAACCAACATCCCCAATGCTATCATAGGGGCTAGGGGATTCTAGGAGGTCATCACATGAGCAGACTCACAGCCGCAGACAAAATGTATCTCGAGAAAGTATTCGGGATGAGTAGCGGTTATGTTTTACATTTTTCTGATGCGACGTTCGGACAATTCTTTAGTAACTTTCTCATTGACATTCACTGCATCGAATTTCAGACGTATGGCACTTCCAAAGCGAACAAATTACGTGCATTCTGGGATCAAGAGACGGATACACAGGTAGGCCAAGTCCTTTCGGAAATGATTGATGTTTACGAGGCTCAATGTGCGCTTGGCTCCATCGAAATGGATTCCGATTCCCTAAAGAAGTGCAGAGAGATTGTTTCGGCACTTAACGGAATACCCACGGCAAATGACACCTCAACAGAGGAAGCATTCCTAAATCAAGAATTCGAGATACCTGATATTCAGAAATTGCCCGTAGACTTCGCCGTTTCGCAAGTAATCCGAGAGCGATTGCACGAGGTACAGTTGTGTCTGCAAAGTGGCGCGAATCTTTCCGTCATTTTCCTCTGTGGCAGCATCCTTGAGGCTGTGCTGCTAGGAGCAGCCCATAATCACCCAGAACGATTTAATCGTTCGCCCTCTAGCCCTAAGAGAAACGGAAGAGTAAAGCCCTTCCCGGAATGGTACCTATCGGAATTAATAGATGTTGCTCATAAGATTGGGCTGTTGAAACTGGACGTGCATAAATTTGGACACGGCCTGAGAGAATTCAGGAATTATATCCACCCGTACGAGCAGCTGGCATCGCGTTTTACGCCTGACGAACATACAGCCAAGATATGCTTCCAAGTGCTCAAAGCCGCTCTTGCTGACGTGGCTGGCGAAAGGTCCTGAAATGGAAATGTGTCCCGTCCTCACAGGACATTACGCCCGCACCGCCCGCAGCACCATCTTCACCAGCATGAAGACGATCAGCGCCAGGCCGCCCCAGAGCAGCAGTTCCGCCCACCACTGATCTACGGGCAGGTCGGTAATCGCGGCGGCCCAGCTGAGGATGAAGCCCAACCACACGACGAAGTCGAGAGCGAAGGACACCTTCTTGCCTATGCGAAGAGCGACATTGCGAATCAGCGGAATCACACTCGCCACCGCGAGGAAGAACGACAGCACGAAGAACCCGGCGATTATCAGGAAGATTGCGAACCCGGCGAATTCTGGCACCTCGAAGAAATAGAAACTGATTGCTCCGCCGGACGACTGCCACTGCTGAGTGAGCATCAGCGCGCCCACAAATGCGACGAGCGCGTTGCTGAACAGCCAGTCCTCCTTGTATTCCTTGCTGGTCATCGTCATACGCTCTCACCTGGACACCTTTATTAGCCTCGTGCCAGACTATGGTTGCCGAACCACTAACAACTGTGAACCGACGACTGACAACTACACCAGCAACGCCGCCAGCTCTTCCGGGTGGCTGAGCATCGGATAGTGCCCCGCGTCCATCTCGTGCCAGCTGGCGTTCAGCGTCTCGGCGGTGCGGCGCTGGTGTGCTTCAGGCGGGTTTTGGCTGAGGCGGCAGCGCACCACGCGCGTTCCCTGCCACTCGCCCGCCTGCGCCCAGAATGCGTCCAACTCGCCGGGCGCGTCTGATGCTTCGACCGGATGCGGCGTGGCGCGGTCAACCGCCCATGTGCGTAATTCCGGCTCCAAGTCGGCGAACAGGCGCGTCTCCATCTCTTCGCGCGAGGGCCCTCTGGTCAGGCCGGCGGTGGGAATCGGCGGGGCGTTGGGACCGCGCTGCACGATGTTGCTGACAAGCTCGCCGGGCTGCGGCGCGAGCGCGTCCACGAATGCAAGCCTTCTTATGCGGTCGCGCGCGAGTTCCGCCGTCTTGCAGACGACCAACCCGCCGGTGCTTGTCGCAACCAGCACGACATCGCGCAGGTCTTCGTAGAACATTATGTCCGCCACTTCCCGCGCCTGCGACGCTATCGTTATCCCCGGACGTATAAGGCTGCTGCGCTCGCCGCAGCCGTCCAGCGTGGGCGCGTGAACCTCATGCCCTTGCGCGCGCAAGACCTCAGCCGTTGGCTTCCAAATCCAGCCGCCCTGAAACGAGCCGTGCACCAGTACGAATGTAGCCATTTTCTTACCTCCTAAATAATTGATTCGACGAACAGGATAAACAGGATTTATCGGATTTTCTATATCCTGTCCATCGATGTTAAGCTAGATGTTCAAGCATGGATAGCGGCGTGGTGGCAAGGACGCCGCCGTCCACGGGCAGGGTTACGCCGGTGATCCAGCGCGCTTCGTCGCTGGCGAGAAACAGCGCCGCCCAAGCGATGTCCCACGCGCTGCCTTCCGTGCCGAGCGGCGTGCTGCGGCGACGCAAATCCCGCCCTTCGTCCGACAGCCTGCCCGCGACCATAGGCGTGTATAGCGGACCCGGCGCTATGCAGTTGACACGCACGCCGTCGCGCCCGTGATGCACCGACATTTGCGTTGTCAGCGCGATGACGCCGCCTTTGGATATGGCGTATGGAATGCTCGCGCCGCTGCTGCCCGCGCGAATGCCCGCAATCGACGATATGTTGATGATAGAGCCGCCGCCCGTCTCCGCCATTCGCGGCACGGCGTACTTGCTGGTGAAGACCATGCTTCGCACATTCGTCGCCATCACGCGGTCGAAGTCTTCTTCCAGCACATCGAGCACCGTGCCCGGACTGCCGATGCCCACGTTGTTCATCAGGATGTCCAGCCTACCGTATCGCTCGACCGCAGTCTCGGCGATGCGCGCGCAGTCGTCTTCGCGCGTAACATCCGCCCGAATCACGGACGCAGTGCCACTTTCCTCCTCGATGGACGCGCGCGTTTCCTCTGCGCGCTCCGGCGTGGCGTCCACTAGCAGCACGCTCGCCCCTTCACGCGCGAACAGCGTAGCCGCCGCTTTGCCCGTGCCAAAGCCCGGTCCGCGCGAGCCGGCGCCCGTTACGATAGCGACTTTTCCTGCCAAGCGTCCGTCTTTGTCTGCCATAGCCTTTGCCTCCTTCTATTACTGCTTACATGGGAGCGGTAATGTATCATCCTGTTAATAGTCTTGTACGCTTGCATCGCCAAGGGTATGTTAAGGGTGAAATAATTCCAGGGCATTGTACGGCAATTCTCATGGCAACGGCGGCGGAAATACGGACAGGCAATCTCGTGGCAGGCGCGGAGGCGCTTGGCATCGTGCTGACTGACGCACAAGCGCGGCGATTTGTGCGATACTACGCCGAACTTGCGCGGTGGAACGAGCGCGTGAATCTGACGGCGATTACGGACTGGGACGCAGCGCAGTCGCTGCACTTTTTGGATTCGCTGTCGGCGGCGCGGGCACTGTCGCCGGAATTGCTGGCGTCCGGCGAGTTCGTCGATGTTGGCAGCGGCGGCGGGTTTCCGGGCATTCCAATGAAGTTGGCGTTCGACGGCATGCGCGGCACTCTGCTCGACTCCACGGCGAAGAAAACGGCGTTCCTGTCGCACGCAGTCGAGACGCTGGAATTGCGCGATATGTCGGTGCGCACCGGCAGAGCGGAGACGCTGGCGCACGACGCGGATATGCGAGAGCGGTTCGATATCGCGTTCGCCCGCGCGGTGGCAGAGGTCGCCGCGCTCGCCGAACTGACGCTGCCGTTCGTGCGCGTAGGCGGCGTGGTCGTGCTGCACAAGAAAGCCGACATCGCCGCCGAACTATCGCGCGCGGAGACGGCGCTAGACACGCTAGGCGGCAGTCTGCGAGAATCGCTGCCCGTCAGCATATCTGGGATGTTGGGCGACAGGACTCTGGTGGTCATAGAAAAGCACAGCCGGACACCGGCAAGATACCCACGCCGTCCGGGTATGCCGGCAAAGCGGCCGCTGCGGTGAAAATCAACAATCGCTTTTATCCTATCCATCCTATTTGAATTGCCTGTTTAAGTTGATTGATTATGAACCAGCAACACGATAAGAACGCTGATATGTATGAGCAGCGGCCACTGAGGCGGCGCATCTTTTCGATGCCGTCGCTGCTGCTGTTCGTGATATTTGCCGCGTTCGTGTACTTTCTGCTGACACAGTTTCCCACGGACTGGAGCGCGACCTTCGACACGATAGCGCACATGAACCCCTGGTACTATCTGCTGGCGTTCGCGCTGTACTACGCGACCTTCATCCTGCGCGGGCAGCGATGGCGGATGCTGGCGCAGAACACAGGCGACCTCGACGACATACCGCACGGTCGGCTGCCCACGATACGCGAGTCGTCCACTTACATCCTCATCGGCTGGTTCGTCAACTCCATCACTTGGCTGCGGATGGGCGACGGCTATCGCGCGTGGCTGTTCGCGCGGGGCAGCGGCGGCAGCTTCTCATGGAGTCTCGGCACGGTGCTCGCGGAGCGTGTGCTGGACGTCGTTTCCATGCTGCTGATACTACTGGCAAGCGCGCTATTCCTACTATTTTCCGCGAGGTCTATATCCGACGCCGCGGTGTTCGTGATACCCGGAACTTCTTTTGTCATACCGAGTCACATTGTTGTCATACTGGGGATTTTCCTTGTCGTCGTCCTATCGCTGTGCGTACTCGTAGCGATGAAGTTGTGGGGACCTCGCTTCGCGCGCTTCCTGCCGTCTCGGTTGGAGGACGAGTTCCACCGCTTTCAGAGCGGCACGCTAGGCAGCATGAAGCAAATGCCTACGGTCATCGCGCTGGGCGGCGGCGCGTGGGTGTTGGAAGTGGCTCGGCTGTACTTCGTGGCGCAGGCTCTGGGGCTGGAAGTGCCGCTCGCTCTCATAGCGATAGCGGCGTTGAGCGCGGCAATCCTGAGCACCGTGCCTATCCCCGGCGGCGTGGGCTTCGTCGAATCGGGCATCATCGGCGTGCTGCTGCTTGCGCTGGGACGACCGGAGGCCGTGTCCATCGCGCTGGTGGACCGCTCCATAACCTTCGTCAGCGTAATCGTCATCGGCGGCATCGTCTTTCTCATAAGCCAGGTCTGGCAGCCGCGCGCAAGCCCGGAGCGCGCCTGACGCCTGCGGGGACGCAAGCGTGGCGTACAGCTTGATGATGTCCGTGTTGCCCACATTCCGCTCGAACGCCCTGCCGTGCGAAGTGTTCAGCAGGGCGGCGTTGGCGGCGTTGGCAGCCTTCAACTTCGCATATGGGTTCGCTCTCTCACAAGGTGGTGAAATACAAGCCATATAGGAAAAGCCAAGTAAACACAACGATTGTAAAGGTTGCTGATGCGCCTGCGAACGGCATTATGTATAGATGCCTGTACAATTCGCCAGTAGAGCGTCTATGTAACAGCAATTTCAGAGATTTTATCAATAGAAATATACCAATTGATATCGGAACTAGCAAATACATCGCAAGTCTTATGTTGAGCAAGCTGTAGTACCATAAATTGGAATCCGCAGTCGCGAATATAGCGTAAATGCAGTGGCAAATCATGACGCTCAGTCAGAATGCGTACACGCAAATGTACGCCATCGCATAATCACTCTTTGAGAATTCTTCGTTTCGCATTCGCCGCGTTAGATATATCCAAGGCACCAAGAGTAGCAGCGCATATACTGCTCCAAAAATTGCATGGTCAGTAGCTTTCAAGCCCTCGCTGCGCGCGATGCGAAAGCATACAATTCCCGCAAACGGCGACCATATTACGCAAAACGCCTGCAACACCGCTCCTATCAAGAATATGAAAAGAGCAGAAATTGCAAGCGCCGTGATTAGTATCAAGAACGGCGATAATATGACGCTCATTAAATCCAATCGCAACCAACCTCACTTACGGAGTGTTATTCACTTCCACGAAGTGATAGTTTCTAAGCGCGTCTGTCTTGTCAGCATCTGTCAAACTCCAACCTTCCACCCACCATTTGCTATTAATGGTTGCAACTCCCCAGTGCACTGCGTAGGCTCTTTTCAAAGTGACTTCCTGTGTCAACGCGATTTGGCAAGCTATGCCGAAAGCGAAACTTAGACGGTATGAACTTAAGCAACGCGCCTGTGTGATGACACCCCAGTTTTCAGCATCTTCCAAAAGGTCATAAAGAAATTCATAATCGGCAAGATATTTGTTCCTCGGATTCCACGCAGAGTCTAGCTCGTCAGGTGAATCACCCTCGCCGGAAAATTTC
This genomic window contains:
- a CDS encoding alpha/beta hydrolase; translated protein: MATFVLVHGSFQGGWIWKPTAEVLRAQGHEVHAPTLDGCGERSSLIRPGITIASQAREVADIMFYEDLRDVVLVATSTGGLVVCKTAELARDRIRRLAFVDALAPQPGELVSNIVQRGPNAPPIPTAGLTRGPSREEMETRLFADLEPELRTWAVDRATPHPVEASDAPGELDAFWAQAGEWQGTRVVRCRLSQNPPEAHQRRTAETLNASWHEMDAGHYPMLSHPEELAALLV
- a CDS encoding flippase-like domain-containing protein — its product is MNQQHDKNADMYEQRPLRRRIFSMPSLLLFVIFAAFVYFLLTQFPTDWSATFDTIAHMNPWYYLLAFALYYATFILRGQRWRMLAQNTGDLDDIPHGRLPTIRESSTYILIGWFVNSITWLRMGDGYRAWLFARGSGGSFSWSLGTVLAERVLDVVSMLLILLASALFLLFSARSISDAAVFVIPGTSFVIPSHIVVILGIFLVVVLSLCVLVAMKLWGPRFARFLPSRLEDEFHRFQSGTLGSMKQMPTVIALGGGAWVLEVARLYFVAQALGLEVPLALIAIAALSAAILSTVPIPGGVGFVESGIIGVLLLALGRPEAVSIALVDRSITFVSVIVIGGIVFLISQVWQPRASPERA
- a CDS encoding SDR family oxidoreductase; this encodes MADKDGRLAGKVAIVTGAGSRGPGFGTGKAAATLFAREGASVLLVDATPERAEETRASIEEESGTASVIRADVTREDDCARIAETAVERYGRLDILMNNVGIGSPGTVLDVLEEDFDRVMATNVRSMVFTSKYAVPRMAETGGGSIINISSIAGIRAGSSGASIPYAISKGGVIALTTQMSVHHGRDGVRVNCIAPGPLYTPMVAGRLSDEGRDLRRRSTPLGTEGSAWDIAWAALFLASDEARWITGVTLPVDGGVLATTPLSMLEHLA
- a CDS encoding peroxiredoxin family protein — translated: MGASVVAVSADSPEHAEKMQRESGAKFPIAYGVSREEAESLGAWWSEDRGGFVQPTEFLLSRGGVVFGSLYASGPVGRMSVDEALYSIRNRERRRAAG
- a CDS encoding PAC2 family protein, with the protein product MRIGEFEIREPVPELRNVRAIAMLRPWVDVGRVGTLVLNRLERFLGAQELGRLATPGKYFDYTRYRPRMRTVQGRRVFTTPNTIVHYAHGDEHDYLFLHIREPHAFGEDYCEAIVELLRHFGVSEYCRIGGMYDSVPHTRPVLVTGSLTREQERRASGLVSTRGSTYQGPTSIVNMVHESLSQEDMPSVSLMAHLPQYVQLDEDHMGAARLMSVLCAMYDLPDSLADPSRGEQQYSEINRAVQNNSEVRTLIQQLETYYDRTYSPPPEAEEEEEPVSLSPGLEQFLYEVGGRLEEPSEDVVDDYDEEDDVEEGRDDG
- the rsmG gene encoding 16S rRNA (guanine(527)-N(7))-methyltransferase RsmG, with amino-acid sequence MGAVMYHPVNSLVRLHRQGYVKGEIIPGHCTAILMATAAEIRTGNLVAGAEALGIVLTDAQARRFVRYYAELARWNERVNLTAITDWDAAQSLHFLDSLSAARALSPELLASGEFVDVGSGGGFPGIPMKLAFDGMRGTLLDSTAKKTAFLSHAVETLELRDMSVRTGRAETLAHDADMRERFDIAFARAVAEVAALAELTLPFVRVGGVVVLHKKADIAAELSRAETALDTLGGSLRESLPVSISGMLGDRTLVVIEKHSRTPARYPRRPGMPAKRPLR